A single Larimichthys crocea isolate SSNF chromosome VIII, L_crocea_2.0, whole genome shotgun sequence DNA region contains:
- the pros1 gene encoding vitamin K-dependent protein S, which produces MWRQKRALGESLACLVFLVTLAGAYRFLNQSTASQFLSRHRRANSLFEESKKGDLERECIEELCNKEEAREIFENHPETEYFYPKYVACLGSHRVGITNQNSEGIPSDLRTCVKEISNQCTPFPCYKEGTERCVDGQASFKCVCKTGWKGPRCEDDIDECSDPEYPAGCNHKCSNLPGSFHCMCEEGYVINNKINCFDINECLLYPSICGEPARCVNTPGMYECQCPLGFKYNFTSKSCNDVDECQFNVCDGICINTVGSYTCHCDGREGLHLAGDQKYCQRIPVCVDLYDYKHPEMLYLGEQFVGLPVIYLRFRLPENTKFAAEFDFRTFDPEGVVLYAESSQDSWFMLGLRGGRIEVQFKNQHTFKVTTGGKAINDGQWHVISVDELESSISVKISKEAVMSINSPESLFTSVNGIQETKVYIAGLPNRTDNVIKPINPRLDGCIRGWNLMNQGASGVKEVIQEKKSKHCFVYVERGSFFTGLGLAHFNIDYSDSGSWNVDIKMSILPSSSTGVLFALVYNNTVPLSVAVVTQGEQEANLQVFLEGVSVATLESLMLCYPDRLTVQLNVTATGIQISANSSSVTYMNSEALREALERLNTTMQNPVSTYIGGIPGDIPLPATPVTAYYHGCMEVTIAGHQLDFDEALSKHNSIKSHSCPPASAPESHPKAHPPHRK; this is translated from the exons ATGTGGAGACAGAAACGGGCACTTGGGGAGTCCTTGGCTTGTCTCGTGTTTCTTGTGACGCTCGCCGGTGCTTATCGCT TTCTCAATCAGAGCACAGCCTCACAGTTCCTGAGCAGACACCGGAGAGCCAACTCTCTGTTCGAGGAGAGCAAGAAGGGTGACCTGGAAAGGGAGTGCATCGAGGAGCTGTGCAACAAGGAGGAGGCCAGGGAGATCTTTGAGAACCATCCAGAGACG gaaTATTTCTACCCCAAATATGTTG CGTGTCTTGGTTCACACAGAGTCGGCATCACCAACCAGAACTCAGAGGGGATCCCATCGGACCTGCGCACCTGTGTGAAGG AGATCAGTAACCAGTGCACACCGTTTCCATGCTACAAGGAGGGTACGGAGCGCTGCGTGGACGGCCAGGCCTccttcaagtgtgtgtgtaaaaccgGCTGGAAGGGGCCGCGCTGTGAGGACG ACATCGACGAGTGTTCAGATCCTGAATATCCAGCAGGATGTAACCACAAGTGTTCCAACCTCCCCGGTAGCTTCCATTGTATGTGTGAAGAGGGCTACGTCATCAATAACAAAATCAACTGCTTTG ATATCAATGAGTGCCTGTTGTACCCCAGCATCTGTGGAGAACCGGCTAGATGTGTCAACACGCCGGGCATGTATGAGTGCCAGTGTCCCTTGGGTTTCAAATACAACTTCACTTCCAAGTCCTGCAATG ACGTAGATGAGTGCCAGTTTAACGTGTGTGACGGGATTTGCATAAACACGGTGGGCAGCTACACGTGTCACTGTGATGGTCGAGAGGGTCTACATTTGGCGGGAGACCAGAAATACTGTCAAAGGATCCCGGTTTGTGTGGATCTGTATGACTACAAACACCCTGAGATGCTTTACCTGGGGGAGCAGTTTGTAGGCCTTCCTGTCATCTATCTGCGCTTCCGTCTGCCGGAGAACACAAA GTTTGCAGCAGAGTTTGACTTCCGTACATTTGACCCAGAGGGCGTTGTGCTGTACGCAGAGTCCTCCCAGGACTCGTGGTTCATGTTGGGGCTAAGAGGTGGTCGCATTGAAGTCCAGTTCAAAAACCAGCACACGTTCAAGGTCACCACCGGAGGAAAAGCCATCAATGACGGACAGTGGCATGTG ATCTCTGTGGATGAACTGGAGAGCAGCATCAGTGTGAAGATCAGCAAAGAAGCTGTGATGAGCATCAACAGTCCAGAGAGTCTCTTTACTTCAGTTAATGGCATACAGGAGACCAAGGTCTACATCGCTGGTCTGCCCAACCGCACTGACAACGTCATCAAACCT ATCAACCCCCGACTTGACGGCTGTATACGTGGGTGGAACTTGATGAACCAGGGGGCGTCTGGGGTAAAGGAGGTCATCCAGGAGAAGAAGAGCAAACATTGCTTTGTGTATGTGGAACGAGGATCTTTTTTCACCGGGTTAGGACTGGCACACTTCAACATTGACTACA GTGACTCTGGCAGCTGGAATGTGGATATAAAGATGAGCATACTGCCGTCCAGCAGCACAGGGGTCCTCTTTGCTCTTGTCTACAACAACACAGTACCCCTGTCGGTCGCTGTGGTAACGCAGGGAGAACAAGAAGCT AACCTGCAAGTGTTCTTGGAAGGCGTCTCCGTGGCTACACTGGAATCGCTCATGTTGTGTTACCCGGACCGGCTGACAGTACAGCTGAATGTGACTGCTACAGGAATCCAGATCTCAGCCAACTCCTCCAGTGTTACCTACATGAACTCTGAAGCCCTGCGGGAGGCCCTGGAGCGCCTTAACACCACCATGCAGAACCCTGTCAGTACATACATTGGTGGGATACCAG gcGATATCCCGTTACCGGCCACCCCCGTGACGGCCTATTACCACGGCTGCATGGAGGTCACCATCGCCGGCCATCAGCTGGACTTTGACGAGGCTCTGAGCAAACACAACAGTATTAAGTCCCATTCCTGTCCTCCTGCTTCTGCTCCCGAGAGTCACCCCAAAGCACATCCTCCGCACAGAAAGTGA